TAAAGAAGGTTCTATGTTTTTAGTGTTATGCACATTAAAACATTCTTTTATTGTATCCTCCCTACCTTTAGGTACAACATTACTTGTTTGGTCAAATATATTTAACATATCAGTTTTGAATGAATTATCAGCTATTATTTCCAGTTCATCAAAACTCGCTGAATATTCCGGAGCCAATGACTCCACCTGACCGGTCACAGGAAACCGCTATTCCGGTTTAAAGGGAACCAACATTCCGGTGCTGGAAACCGTTTAAATATATTTCCTTTATAATGTATCCATGCACTTTTGGTGTAAATACATATGAAGGAGGTCATGACCTATGACCAAATATCGAGAAATCCTCAGATTACACAGCTTAGGATTCAGTCAACAGAACATTGCATACAGTTGCAGCGTCTCCAAGAAAACGGTTAATCGAGTCATTCAGAAAGCAAATGAGATAGCAATCTCGTGGCCACTCGATGACAACCAGACCGATGAAGTCCTCGCTGGTATTCTATTCCCGGCAAAGGGTCGGCGATCAGATACTGCTAACAGAGGTTTGCCTGACCTAAACCACATACGCAAAGAGCTGCTCCGGAATGGAGTCAGTAAAAAGCTCCTGTGGACCGAATACATGGAGGATTGCCGTCTCAACGGCGAGGAAGCACTCATGTATTCCCAGTTCTGTTATCACATTCAGCAGGATGAACAGAAACGTCGTGCAACGATGCACATCAATCGTAAGCCTGGTGAACAGGTTGAAGTTGACTGGGCTGGTGATCCTGCTTATATCACCGATCCTGATACCGGCGAAATTATCAAGGCCTACATTTTTGTTGGTGTAATGACTTACAGCCAATACACATATGCCGAAGCTTTCATTAATGAGAAGCAACAGGCATGGATTACTGCTCACGTCCACATGTATGAATACTTTGATGGCGTTGCAAAGATCGTCGTACCAGACAATTGTAAAACTGCCGTGGTGCACAGTGGCGACTGGTACGACCAGCGTGTAAATTCTGTATACCATGAAATGTCGGCACACTACGGCGCCGCTATCATACCTGCAAGAGTTCGAAAACCCAAGGACAAACCAAATGCAGAAGGAAATGTGAGTCATGTGTCTACATGGATAACAGCCGCTCTGCGTAATGAACAGTTCTTTTCTCTGGCGGAGTTAAATGCTGCCATCAGAGAGAAACTAAAAAAGTTCAATGCAAACCTTTTTCAAAAGAAAGAGGGTAGCCGACTCAGTTTGTTTCTTGAGGAAGAAAAGCCATTACTGGCACCGTTGCCTGCTACCCGCTATGAACTGGCAGACTGGAAACAAGCCACCGTTCAGTTTAATTATCACATATCCATCGACGGAATGCTATACTCAGTTCCATATGAGTACATCAAACGTAAGGTCGATGTAAGGGTAACGGACAAATCAATTGAGATTTTTTACAACCACACTCGCATTGCCTCTCATCCACGTCTTTATGGACGTAAGGGGCTGGTCGATATCGAATACAGCAGCAGAAAGAATAACCGTCTGAGAAGACTGATCAGGAATGCTGAATTCGACCAACCTGAAGCAAGTGTCATGGATATCGACTATACTTCAGGACGCAAGTTGAATAAGTCTTTGATTCAAAGGCTGGCAACCTGCGAGTATATTACTGAGCATCGGAATCTTTTTATTACCGGTGCAACAGGAAGTGGTAAAAGCTATATGGCTTGCGCTTTAGGCATGTGCGTATTCCGGAACATCCGGACAGCAATTCCGGAAACATCCGGACACGAAACCGGAAGTATCCGGACACTTTGCCGGCTAAATTGATTGTAAAATAATTGCTGCTTTTCGGCAACAAATATTGTCAGTATTTAGAATTCGAGAGCGTCCCGCATTTTCTTGGCAGCCATAACTTCTCGTATAGAAATCTTCGAGTCAAGTTCGAGGATGTAGGAGTTATGGATGATCCGGTCCATGATGGCGTCGGCAATCGTCGGATCGGGGAAAAGCTCATACCACTGACCATGAGAGATTTGCCCGGCGAGGATCATCGAGCCTCTGTTGTAGCGGGATTCAGCAATCTCCAGTATGTCACGGCTTTCCTCAAGACTGTAGGATTTCAGCCCAATGTCATCAAGGATCAGAAGGCGGGTGCTTTGAAGCCCTTTCATAAATTTTGAGTATTGAGTTTGAGCTTTTGCATCCTGGATTTCCAGAAGCAATTCCGGAATCCTGTAATATTTAACGGTATATCCTTTCCTGCAGGCATTGCTGCCAAAGGCACAAATCAGATAGGTTTTACCGCATCCGGTCTTGCCGGTAGTGATGATGTTCAGCGATTTCTCAATGAAGTTGCAGCTTGCAAGCTCAAGTATAGATTGCTTCTCAATTGCTCTGTTTGCTGTGTATTCAATGCCCTCAATGCTGGCATTTAAGCTGAGGGAAGCATTCCGAAGCAGGCGTTTGATCTTGGAGTTCTTCTTGGCCATCCACTCTTTTTCGACCATAAGGCCAAGCCGTTCTTCAAAGGATAGCCCCAGATCAGAGGGATCAGGCTCGCTCAGCATCTGCGCCATAGACTTGAGCTTCATATCCCGTAGTTTTTCAATGGTTTGATTGTTAAGCATTCTTTCCACCTCCGGCATACGTTCTGGCTCCTCGTAAGTTGGTATTTGATACGATCTTCTCAACTTCGGGGGATGCTTTCAACGCCTTTTGTCTGAGGATGATGCTGAAATATTTGTAGGTGCAGGTTCCCTTGTCGATTGCCTCCTTGCTTGCTGCTTCGACAACTTCGGAAGGATAATCAGATGCGAGACGCATGATGCCCATGCAGGATCTGTAGGTCTGTACCGGATACTCCCTGCTATCAAGAATATTGGCAATCAGATGCCTGGTCTTTGGCCCGATCTTTTCGGCCCATGACAAGTACCGTTCGGAGCTCCATCCGGTAACTGCCTTGTGGGATTCCGGCATATGCTCCGGCAACGTGGTATACCGTTTGAAAGTATTGAAGTTTCTCTTGTGAGCGGCAATCCGCTCGCCGCAGGCGAAGATTTCTATGACAGAAGCGGTTGCCCGTACTCTTGAGATTTTGCCAATGTTGGAATAATGGACGCTGTAGAAAAAGCCCTGATATTCAACATGATAATTAAAAGCAACTTTAGCATCTGCCCAGTCGGCATACTCGTACCGGGCGGCGGGAAGCGGCTTTAAGGCCGGCTTATCAATGGCTTCAAAAGCTGTTTTCCGGTTCCCTTCAAGCTTTTGAAATGGCCGGTTTATCAGCTTGTCAAGTTCGATCGCTATGGCCTGATTGATCTCCATGACACTAAAGAATCGACGGTTTCGGAGTGCTGCTATGATACGCCTTGACACATTGCCGACCATATTTTCATCAGCGGCTTTGTCTTTGGGTTTCCTCGGCCTTGCCGGTACCAGAGCAACTCCGTAATGCCGGGCCATCTCGGTATAGCTGGCATTGAGAAGTGGATCCACGAGATCCGGTGTTTTAACCGCAGTCTTTGTATTATCGGGAATGACAACCCTCGGTACGCCGCCGTAATGCTCGAAGGCTCTGACATGAGCATCAATCCAGTTTGGCTGTTTCATATCCCCATAGGCATAAGCAAAGGGATATGCTGACGCCGGGAGAACCGACACAAATATATATGCAACTTTCTCTTCCCCTGTGGGAGCTTCAATGTATGGGATTGTGCTGCCCGCCCAATCTACCTGCATTGACTCTCCGGCTTTATGTTCAATATGCAGGGAGATTTGGTTGGTTTTCTTAAAGCTTCGATACCGTTCGCAAAACTGGGTGTACATGAGGCCATCAGGATTATCCCGCTTGTACTCTTCCCAAAGGAGCATCAGAGTTACATGCTTCCGCTTCATCTCGCTGAAGATGTAATTCAAATCCGGCTCAGCAGCCACTTTTCTGACTTCTGCCGGAGGATAAATCAGGGACAGGAGTTCTTTATCGTTAAGATCGCAAGGCCAAGAGATTTTAGCGTTCTGAGCTCTCCTCAGTACATCGTCCACTGTTGATTTTCCGCAATTGCATGATGCGGCGATATCCCTTAGCGATAACCCTGCATCAAATTTTAGCCTGAGTATTTCTTTGACTTTTGACATGTCCAGCCTCCTCATACTTGGCCCTCCTTAAAGTGTGATACTTTAAGGATACCAGTTAATTTGTCAGCCAGGCAAGGTGTCCGGATGTTTCCGATACGCTGTCCGGATAATTCCGATATGCTGTCCGGATGTTTCCGAAATCAGTGTCCGGATGTCGCCGAAATACGCAGGCATGGAAGCCTGTAAGCAGTATTACAATACCAAGTATGTCCGCCTTCCGGATCTTCTTATTGATCTGGAGATGGCCAGAAATGAAGGCACCTACAAGAAGGTTATGAGTAAATATTCCAACCCGCTTTTGCTCATAATTGATGAATGGCTCCTTTTAAAGCCTACGGACAGTGAGCAAAAGGATATCTTCGAGCTTCTCCATAGAAGACGTAAGAAATCGTCCACTATTTTATGCTCCCAGTATCGTTCTGATGGTTGGTATGAACAACTTGGTGGTGATGCAGGCCCTTTAGCAGATGCCATTTTAGACCGCATTGTGCATGATGCGTATAAAATTAATATCGAAAGCCTTGATCCAACAAAGGATGTTTCAATGCGTGAGGTATATGGACTGGATAAGTCCTTAAGCGAGTAAACTCGCATAAAGCGGTTTCCCTGTTCCGGACACTTGGTTTCCATTTTTCCGGAACTGCGGTTTCCCCGCACAAGAATATTCAACTCGCCAAATGCCTGCCATCCATATAGTTAGCTATACGTATATTAGAACGTGCCAATGAGGTCAAACAGCTGTTAATTGTATTTAAGTTAACATTAACATCAGCAAATACTTTTCTATCATGTGCTGTGCTATATGTTACTGTTCTTGTAAGCTTAGCATAAACTAAATAAGCCCTAAATCAAGAGAGTTAATCTAATATTTGAATTTTCGCCTTGTATATATATTTGTTAGATAACACATAGCCAATAAGTTCAACCGAATCATTATTTAGTAGCGCTATAATACAAGAGAATGCTTTAAAATTATAATCAGGATCATTCATAATAGAACATAAGGTTGCAAAATCGCCGCCGCTGGCACCCCTTAATGGTATAATATGGCTATGCCATTCACCAATATAATCCAATCCTTTTTTTTCATAGTATTCATTTAATACTTTTTTGCAATATTCCGTATCTCTGATAAACTTTGTAGGCGAATGATACGCCTTAGGTCCAGGTAAAGTAGCATACATTATTTCAACTGTTTTAGGATCATGATCTTTACCTAATAATATTCCTCCCGTTTCTACATATGGGCTATCTTTAGTAGTATTAATAATAAGGTCAAATGATTCCTTTGTGATTGTAAGCTTAGGCATAATAGTCCTAATATGGGAATTAGATTTTCTGCATAATTTCATCATATTCTTCCTCAATATTTACGTCTTGTATTTCTGGTGCAAGCGAGCCACATATTGGACACTCTGGATGAATATTATAATTAGTATAATTAGTTGAAAATGGCATTCTAAAATAATATGGACTAATAAAATCAGTATTTCTTGTTGCTCCCCAAGTTATAAAATTAAAAGATAAATTTCCAAAATCTTTGGCACTTAATGTCATTAATGCAACCTTACTTGATATTGCTGCCACTATCATTACATCTGTCCTAGTTCCCCTACTAGTTAAACCCCTTTCCTTCGTCTGCGAACTATAGGGCAATACTGTTTCACTAGATTTTTCTTCAAGCAAAGCGCCTTGTTCTTTGAGATGAATCCGCGTGCACTCATAACAGGCAGTAGTATTTGGTATTACTCTAATGACTTCACCTATCTTTGCGTTATCAAATGTACATACTAAAATAAGCGCCTTGTTAAGCTTTACACACAAATAATTCACCAAAGACCTCGATTGCGTATTGTCAGTAGCACAAATCACAATATCAGCACATTGTATGGATTCGATTAACTTGGCAGGTTCATCAATTATATCAGAATCACATTTTATGATTTCGGTTTTTAGAGTATGATCCTTGATTACATCTTCAACTGCATCTACTTTGTATCTACCTAGATCCCTCACATCACATATATGCCTGAATAGATTTACGCTATTAAGCCTCTCTTTATCAAATAAATGCAATGAACCTACTCCTGCTGCTGCTAGTTCCAACGCAATAGCCGCTCCACCACTCCCTAGTCCAACAATAACTGCTGTTTTCTCCTTCATCTCTTCTAATGGAACCAACCCATCTATTCGTAAAAAAGGATTTGGATCTTCTTCTAATATTTCAATTTCTTCCGGTATAACTATCCAGTTCTCTTTACCCTTAAAGATTGTCGTATTTAAAACCTCATCAGAATCCTCTTCTATTAAAAAAATATGTTCTATTGTTGATTCTTCAATAATTTTGAATAGTTCTTCAGGCAACCAATTAGATATTTCCTTGATAGTAGAGTCAAAAGATACTATTTTTTGAATAGTACCTTTTTTAATCTTTACCCAGAATCCAATCTTTTCATTGTAATTCCCACTAAAAAATCTATGTTTAAAAACTTTTAGAGATGCCTTACAAATTTCAAATTCATGAGTACCTATATCTACGCTTACAACCCCTAAAACATTCTCTTTGGAAAATCCACCGATTTTGCCCCAAGCTACATCACATCTTCTTATTTTACTAATCAGTTCTTCACCAATTAAAATACAGTTGAATACAGACAAATTAATCACCTACATTTTTACTTATATCTGCTATACCTTCGTCTGGCATTTTAGGGATTAACTTATTTACATAGGCTAAGTAATTAAAATACCAAACATGAATTTTTTCAATTACATCAACTGCCGTGTAACGAACATTCCATAATTTAGGCTGTACATGGCAGATATACCCCCCTTCCCATCTATGCCATTCGTGTCCCCATAGTTCCTTAGGCAATTCGGGATATAGTGGGTATACTTTTGGAGGCCTAACTGGATATCCTTCTGGATATACTAATCTTACTTTCATGGGCTCTGCATCTATACCTTCTGGTATTAAAGTGACCTCTCCTTCCCAAGCTAATTTCTCTTCAAATTTGCATAAAACATAAGAAGGATATTTTTTATACATTAATCGATACTCTAAAACTACTCGGGTTTTATCATAATCATACCAACTCATAATACTACCCGAAAAATGGTTGGTCCTTTAAAGGACGCGGGCCAGGATTGGCATTTTCTTTTCTTATTACGGGAGCAACCAATCCATCGTTTGATATAACCCTTGGACTCAATACAGGTAATTTATTTCTAAATAAAGATTTTTCAAGGTCACTAACGTTTTGACAATACTCAGTAAAAAAGGACTCCCAATTAAACGTAGACCGTTCATATGTATACTTCTCTCCATTTTTTTGAAAGCTATAGGAGTCATAGGTTCCTTTAAACCTATCTGGTATCCATGTGGCAATGTTTTTCCCCATTACTACTTCCCATGGTTTAGCGTGACTTGAATTTTTACCTGCAATAAAAGAGACCTCAGATACCGGTTTTACTTGGTTTGTCTCCTTAGATCCGATTCTCGTCCACAGTGTATTTCCATGTTCAATTCCCATTCCTACTCTAACCGTTTCGTCTAATAATTTGTTCAGGTATTGATTTACTACTTCCTTTATGCCATTCATTAGAAATGCGCAAGTCTTTAATGCATTAAACGCATCCCTTTCTGT
This genomic window from Clostridiales bacterium contains:
- a CDS encoding IS21 family transposase: MRRLDMSKVKEILRLKFDAGLSLRDIAASCNCGKSTVDDVLRRAQNAKISWPCDLNDKELLSLIYPPAEVRKVAAEPDLNYIFSEMKRKHVTLMLLWEEYKRDNPDGLMYTQFCERYRSFKKTNQISLHIEHKAGESMQVDWAGSTIPYIEAPTGEEKVAYIFVSVLPASAYPFAYAYGDMKQPNWIDAHVRAFEHYGGVPRVVIPDNTKTAVKTPDLVDPLLNASYTEMARHYGVALVPARPRKPKDKAADENMVGNVSRRIIAALRNRRFFSVMEINQAIAIELDKLINRPFQKLEGNRKTAFEAIDKPALKPLPAARYEYADWADAKVAFNYHVEYQGFFYSVHYSNIGKISRVRATASVIEIFACGERIAAHKRNFNTFKRYTTLPEHMPESHKAVTGWSSERYLSWAEKIGPKTRHLIANILDSREYPVQTYRSCMGIMRLASDYPSEVVEAASKEAIDKGTCTYKYFSIILRQKALKASPEVEKIVSNTNLRGARTYAGGGKNA
- a CDS encoding adenylate/guanylate cyclase domain-containing protein; its protein translation is MESTIKSFSEIYKTVYDLPGISDKRAHEEMQKFMNEASSTGLGHPAVSNIQLGETLPGSIVVFFMDIRGFTKMSIALGNEELIKILQAITAASIISIKQYGGYVIEFTGDGVMAYFGQGLNTTERDAFNALKTCAFLMNGIKEVVNQYLNKLLDETVRVGMGIEHGNTLWTRIGSKETNQVKPVSEVSFIAGKNSSHAKPWEVVMGKNIATWIPDRFKGTYDSYSFQKNGEKYTYERSTFNWESFFTEYCQNVSDLEKSLFRNKLPVLSPRVISNDGLVAPVIRKENANPGPRPLKDQPFFG